A stretch of DNA from bacterium:
GTCCATTCGGGAATTCGTGGAAATCTGGTACTCCGAAGCGACATGGAAGAATTTGCAGAATATCAAGATATTCTAACCGCTAAGTGGTCGGAGCATGTTAGGCAAGTCGCTGCTACCTCAAGGTGCGAAACCTCTCTCGCACGCTAGACATTTACATATCTGGTTTTTTCTGTGCAATACAGTGACAGCCAATGGTCATATTGTAGGGCTATAACATTTTGAGAATGAGCGAGAACAAAGAGACGCATTCACTCGGATTTCATACACGCGCCGCCAAGAATTATGTTGACGGTAAGAAAGCGCACCGACCTTTATCAACTCCAATCATGCAAGGAACCATTTTTCAGATGGAGTCCAGCGAATCCCTTGGGGAACTCTTCAGGACAAAAGCTGATACGGTTTATACGCGTTTTGGCAATCCGACCCTTAGCGCAGCAGCAGAGAAAATGGCCACCTTGGAAGGCGCCGAGGCAGCTCTGGTTTTCTCATCGGGAATGGGTGCGATCACAACATCCCTGTTGGCCGTGCTCCGAAGCGGCGACCATGTGGTTGCACAACGAAATATTTTTGCACAAACGTTCACTTTCTTGAATATCTTTGCAAGATCGTTGGGAATCGAAACAGATTTCGTTGATGCTACAAACATGGAAGAGCTTGAACAAGCTGTGCGTCCGACAACTGTTTTACTCTATATTGAAACGCCTTCTAACCCACTTTTAGAGATCGTAGACATCCACGCTATTGCCAGAATGACTCAAGCAAAAGGCATTCTACTTTTTGTTGACAGCACATTCGCCACTCCTTTTCTCCAGAATCCGCTTGTACTGGGCGCTAATCTAGTCTTGCATTCTGGGTCAAAATATATCGGCGGA
This window harbors:
- a CDS encoding aminotransferase class I/II-fold pyridoxal phosphate-dependent enzyme; amino-acid sequence: MSENKETHSLGFHTRAAKNYVDGKKAHRPLSTPIMQGTIFQMESSESLGELFRTKADTVYTRFGNPTLSAAAEKMATLEGAEAALVFSSGMGAITTSLLAVLRSGDHVVAQRNIFAQTFTFLNIFARSLGIETDFVDATNMEELEQAVRPTTVLLYIETPSNPLLEIVDIHAIARMTQAKGILLFVDSTFATPFLQNPLVLGANLVLHSGSKYIGGHADLLCGVAAGNSSLIQTIRNAQTLLGNILDPHAAWVLLRGIKTLGVRIERQCENALELARFLGSQENVIQVNYPWLESSPFCQLARRQMTGGGGMLSFMVSGGLASARA